The following nucleotide sequence is from Tachyglossus aculeatus isolate mTacAcu1 chromosome 11, mTacAcu1.pri, whole genome shotgun sequence.
gtgctgggaaagatgggagagttgaagaaggggcaggaggagggagggaccggagaggagcaggggagattttagggagatcacacttgatggtttcaattttatcaagaaAGTGCAAGGCCAGGTCACTAGGGGCAAGAAATGGGGGAGGTAGCAGGGCATGGGGTTTGAGAAGGGAAAGTTTAAatgaaacaactggcaagggcagtgggtgtgggagtcagtaaggatggagaaataattttgccaggcagagttaaagcaggcaaggattaACTTGAGTTTGGACAAGGTCGAGCCTGATATTTGGATTTCtgcctgcagtgctctgcaggtagtgcACAGAAGCAAAGGAAGCAGATTGTGAGGGTGAGacaagggctgtgggttagtggtgtgagatcgGCAAAAGAATGGGGGAGCAAGTGAGACAGGTTCAGTAGAGGATGATGTTGAGGGTGTCAGTTTGTGCATCAAGGGAAGGTCATTTggatatggagactaaatgggcaTGATTGGTGTAGGCCAAAAAAATTGGAGGACTTTGtgagggaacaggacagatttgcagagATGGGGTTTATGGGAGAGAATGCAGGTGagaagagatttcagagttggtgaggttagagattagagatgatgaaatcgaACGTGTGTCCAGCTCAAGTTCAGCAGGTGCAAACAAAAATTAAACTTTCAGGGCAATGCAGTGATTTCTGCAAAAATTTCTGTTCAGATTAAAATGTGTTGAATTTTGTACTTGGAGCACATGGAATATTCTACTGCCCAGGAAGGCAGCACCCATGCAGCCCTCGAGCTTCCGGGTTCAGCATCAGCGCTGGCTGCCCCGACTGACTGTGCTGGACAGAGCGGGTACCAGACCCCGACTGGACAACTGGGTGCTGGTGACACGGATCCCCGCAGACACTGGTCAGACACCCGGGCTGTGGTGCTAGGGCTACCCGTGATCTGATTTCTTCATTTTTCCACTCTGATGTTTGAGCACAGATGTCAAAGAACCTCTGGACGAGGTGAAAAAGGAGTTCGTCCAAGTGCTGGAATCCCGAAAGAAAAACACTAGCTCCCTGCTGACCCTCCGGCCCCAGGGACTGGTCACTTCCAGCGGCaagacccaggtcccctggctgcAGACCCCGAACAAGAACACCCATCCCCTCAAAGATCTGCACCTCCTCGATGAAGTCCATTTCCTTATACCCAAACTCCTCTCCAAAGATGGGGCCATCAGAGAGGTGGAATTGAAACTGTTGCCATTCATAAGGCTGTTGAATTTGAACTTGCAAAGCCAGAGGGtgactccatcacccccatcgcCAACTGGCCCAACCATGGCTTCCTTCGGGCCCATGCACCTGGATCTGACCGACAAGGGGGAACTGCGGAAACTCTACCTCCTGACCAACCTTCTGGCGGCAGACCTGCGAGAGAAGATTTACAATGCTGAACACGCGGAGCGGGAAACTCTTCCCGGTCTTTTCTTCCCAGAAAACGCCCGCCCCAAGCTGCAAGGGCTGGGGAAAGACCGGAAAAGGTCCCTGCCACTGGCGGGCAGCCGGCCATGGGATCTGGCCACAAGGAACCATGGGAACAGGGAGGGCTGGCACCCCGgcttggggcagggagtgggccagagaacaggtggcagggagggaaaggggttgggagagaCAGCCCGAGGTTGGGGAGGGGTCCACCCAGAGATCGGCAGGCCCCTGAGGCCCCGGCCCCCCAAGAGAAGGAGGGTTTCAGGAAGCCCCAGGGGGCCGAGGGTAAGACCCCCTCTCAGGGCACCAGAGAGAAAGAAACTGCCTGGACCtgccctcagcctccccctccagaAGCAGCCAATTCCCATCAgccctctgacctccctgccccaacCCACCTCACTGGTGGATGTCAAGAACCAGTCCAATGACTTGATAGGGAAAATCTTGATTGTTCTGAAAAATACGAACAAGACGGACACGGTGAAAGCCATGAGGCTGGAGAAGGTTCCTGAGATGGACATTGtgctgggggaagagggtggcCCTCCTGCAGCCACACCTTCCAGCAAGGAACCTCCCCTTCTCCAGATGGCCAAGCCAACATCCGGCAACATGCCAGCAGATCTCCGGATGAGCCAGGCGGTGGTGAACAGAAGTTGGGCCGGTGAGCGGACGAGGGGTAAAGGGAGTGTTTCTAAAGGGGCCTTGAATCTCGGGGGCCTCTTctgggagcagggccagggggcGGTTTCTGACAATGCCTCAAATCTTGGGGACCCTACCTTGGAGCAGGGACTGGAGGAGGCCCTTGACAGTTCTCTGCCGAACATCCAGAAGATGAATGAGACCCACTGGGTGTTCCACGAGGAGAAGTCGGATCACCCCACCTTGCAGACAGAGGCCCCGCCACCAGACAACTCCTCGAATCTAGGCGACCAGTTCGAAAAGGAGCTGGACTGGCGGCTGCAGGCGCTCATCCCAAACAAGGCTGTGAGGAAGCTGATCGCCCACGTGATCCGAACCCTGAAAGTGGACTGCACGGAGCCAGAGGTCCAGCTGGCCTGCGCCAAACTCCTTTCCAAAACTGGGCTTCTGATGAAGCTCCTGAGCGAGCGGGAAGAGGCTGACGGGTCCCAGTTGATATGGAACTCCGGCCGCTGGAGAAGCGGGGATTACTTCAATGACAGTGCGGATGGGAACCTAACGGCAGATGAAGATGCCAGAGAGGTATGGACGGCCCAGCCTGGCCCATCCAGTTCCCctggggagcggagggaggggcaggggttcTGAGACTTCAGGCAGCTACGTGGACGGGGGCCCTGCCCCTGCGGACAGCCAGTATCGGTGCCGGCCCTGGGGTGGGCTGCCGCAGGAGAGGGAGGGTTGGGGTTAAGGTTGAAGGTTTGGGGTGGGGGATTGGCCACACTGGCCTCTTGACATTGGTGCCGGACTACcccaggggagagagggtggagctGGCGGGGGTAGTCGGTCGAGGCAGGGAGGCTGTGGGATGAGCGAGGGAGTCCCCAGCATGTGCCCTTGGCCGGGAGCAGGCCTCTTGCTAGAGAGGCTGGTTGGGGCCACTGCTGCTTCCCCGGGGTGTGAGGGCCTTGGAGGGTCTAATGTGGGTGCAGGGGCAGGGGCGGACTGAGGGCTCTGAGCTCAAATACCCATGGGCCCCGCACCTGAGAAGTCTGGCGGGGCAGGAGCTAGAGCTGCTCCTCCTTGCAGACCAAGGATCTCTCTCCCTAACAgcattccttctctttcccagctAAGCCAAGACATTCCAAGTTACGGTTACGGCAACAAGCTTCTGCTGGCCATATCAGTGACTGTGGTGATCATGACCATCATTGCGGCCATCTGCCTGATAGAGGTAAGCTGGGCAGCCTCCTGCTGAATTGACCCTGCCCCAGGTAAAGGCTTGAACCAGCATACTGCACACGGCAGGCactcactcagtaagtaccacctgACTGGCGGGTTAGTGACACTAATCCCAGGAGCGGCTCTGCAGGCCCGATTGGGACAGGGTGGGTTGGGTGGCAGGGCATGGGGACCAGGAGTTGGGTGGGGATGGGAATAGATAGGGAAAGGCCACCCCTGCAGTGCAGGGCAGTGCTCACTGGAGTGGGTTGGTCCAGTCACTGGCTAGTTCACAGGAACTGGCTGTAGCTTTCCATTTGTCGGTCTGGGGCCTGGAGCATCCTCCCCAAAAAGAGGTTTCTCTGCTCCCCAATGCATCCACCCagccgtctgtctgtctgtctgtggagCCAGGCAGTGGATCTTTGTTTCTGGCTGTTTGTCCTGTCAGACTCTGGAAGCAGTCTCTAGCCGCTGTGCCGGCACCCACGGCCCAAACCCCCTGGCTACCAGCCCCACCCAGGACAAGAGTTTCAAGGAACTCTTGACCAGACTCCGGAAACCTTCATTGGTGCAGACAGGGTCATCCTGCCTGCCCAACATCCTGCCCCTAGTTTGTGCCAAGGACTGCGCTCTGCCCCCAGAGATGCCCTAGAATAAATGGGGCCTTACGCAGTGTGGGAGGGTTGGGGATCTGCTTCACCACCAGTGACAGCCTCTTCAGGTGATGGCTGCACAAGGATGGCTCCTGCCCTGGCACTGGCATGCAAAGTAGGAGGCATTTCTGGGGAACATTTATACctactttgttgtattgtcctttcccaagcattcggtccagtgctctgcataccgtaagtgctcagtaaatacctttgatgaatTGATTGCCTTGAGCCCACACTACTAAGCACAGGCATTTGGACTGGAAGCACAGTTCCAAAGTTTGTTCCACAAGCCCTAGCCTGCAGGGCCGGTTGCTGGGTGGATCCCCGAGCCCGGTGGGcggctcccaggctggtgttcctCTGAACCGGCTGTTTGGGTTGGGCCAGGGCTTGGGTTTCTGATGTACTTCCTGGGCCCCTAATCCAGTGCACTGCcgtcagcaggtgctcaataaataccattgatgctatTGCCAAATCCACACCTACTATCGATGGAttaactgactggttgattgattggtcatcttAGTGAAAGGTGAGCCAGAAAACAAGACTGTGCtggcaggaaggggagagccgGATCCTGAGTCCACTGTGAGCTGGCCTCGAGGGGTCAGGCCCAGGGGGCCGGACAGGGCTTCCAGCAGTAGCACTTTGGGCCGTGGTAATAGGAATAGTGTTGACTGGGTGCGCACTGGGTggcatgcattgtactaagcaataagAAGTAGACTGATGATTGCATTTTCTCCTGAACAGATCTGTTCTCAAAGATCTAGCTCTGCTGAAGGTGCCAAGCGGACAGCATCTTTATGGTAACTATGGGCCCAGGCCCCGGGCCAGTCCCTCACCCTCGCTCTGGTCACACTGGACCCCCATTGTCCTCCCTTGGCTCGGGTGGAATCGGTTTCGGGGAGCGTTTCCCTGGCTCTGTACGTGTCTGGCTGCCTTCCCCTTGTGGTAGCATGTAGGGGCCTGCTGAGGGTATGTTGGGGGCTGCTGcctgggagagaggggtggggaggagagcaaaggaggtgggGCTCCAGCCTCCTTGGGCCCGACTTAATGATTGGGATCCAATCTCCATTACAGAAAAAGGAACCAAATCacgcctcacccccagccccccaacctccACAAACACACCTCCTTTGCCCTGGGCAACTCCACAGCAGGGTCCAGATGAGCACGGGCTGAGGCGGAAAGATGAAGATATTGGCAGGCTGGAGGGTAGGGGTCCAGATGTGGATGGACTGAAGCGGGAGACCAGATGTGAATGGGTTTTGGGGTGGGCAGTACAGCAGTACATTCTAGAAGCTTCTGAGGCTCCAGTCCCTTGGGCCCTATCCACCCTGCACCTCCCCATCCTGTCTCCCTGAAATGGGTTCCCAAGGAAGGCACCTGTGATAGAGAGGGCCAGGAGGGAAGACTGACCTTCTGGAAGGGCCCAAGGAGCCTGCTTGGCATTGGCTTGGGCAGGCCCAGCTGAGGCCTTGGCCTTTGACCTTAGGCAGGGCCAGGATGGACCAATAGGGCAGGGCTGGTAGAGGAACTAGGGCAGCTGCCATAGGAGCTGGCACTGCCACCTCCACAGGGAAAAATAGCAGTCCTACTTAGAGAACAATTTGTGCGGCCTCTTCAGAGTCTGCAACCACAAGGGTGAACAGTAGAATCTTCTGAAGGGACTTGGGACTCAcctctccctgctctgcccctgtccAGTCCCGGCCTgccccatcttccccttcccaacTCCAGCCTGCCCTTACCCAGGCTTGCCCCTGCCCTAGCCCCATCCAGCTTTTGAGATCTGTAGCATGCCATCAGGAGGACATCCTGGGGGCAGTTTAGGAGTGTAGCTGAGCGAGGGAGTTATGAGAGGCCCCAGGGTCTCAGCGTGGGAGCTGGAGAACCAATGGCGCTTATAGCTTGGGAGACAGTTAAGCCACTGGGTCCCTCCGGGATGATGCTGACTGTGTTGTATCTCCCAAGGTCCTTTAAGCGAAGCTCGCAAGCGCTACCCCGGCAGACTTCAGAAAAGGACAACCAAGCTGCAAAGGTAAATCTGAAGCTCACCCGTGTCCCCCTCCAGCTTAGCCAAGTCCtggcccctgggctgggcagctCAAGGGACAGGACAGGACCATCGTAAGCTCTGGACGAGTCCAcagcctctcattctcagtctcttttgtgggttcctccgctgcctcccaccccataaatGTGGGAGTATCTCAAGGCTCGGTTCTGAGTCCCCGCCAgttttccatctatacccattccgttggagcagatgattcccaaatttacctctctggccctgacctctttcctccaCAGTCTCGCATTcgttcctgtcttcaggacatctctacctggatgtcccactgacacctcaacctaaacatgtccaaaacaaaactccttatcttcctacccaaaccttaTCCTCCCCCGTCTTtgatatcactgtagacaataccactatcctccgtatctcacaagcccacacacagtaagtgctcaataaatacgattgaattaacttGGTATtcagcctcccctcagccccacaacacttatgttcacaGCCATAAATATTTTTGTGTATGTTCacatctttcttcccctctagactgttctgtaagctcattgtgggcagggaaagcatctaccaactctgttgtactctctca
It contains:
- the LOC119934531 gene encoding leucine-rich repeat-containing protein 37A2-like isoform X1 translates to MSLPRSPPTVPVLALVLALAGWAPAPAPAAVGSRCPGPCLCLASTLSCTGLSPAQRLRRLPHPKARNLSVTILDFRGNSISTIEDKIWKAYPWAESLTLRDNDLSELHKNSFNGLLTLKYLDASCNKIQVIEKYTFEPLPFLQFLNLSCNLLTELSYGTFQAWHGMQFLQKLILSRNPLVTIEDPSFFDLPSLKYLLPGSAVRRALFLPRDMDATQVTLKVIQSVLMMSLKLETMILPENVACCLCQFKRSIEIVCKIIKLQCDHLCVTNVTLCDVKEPLDEVKKEFVQVLESRKKNTSSLLTLRPQGLVTSSGKTQVPWLQTPNKNTHPLKDLHLLDEVHFLIPKLLSKDGAIREVELKLLPFIRLLNLNLQSQRVTPSPPSPTGPTMASFGPMHLDLTDKGELRKLYLLTNLLAADLREKIYNAEHAERETLPGLFFPENARPKLQGLGKDRKRSLPLAGSRPWDLATRNHGNREGWHPGLGQGVGQRTGGREGKGLGETARGWGGVHPEIGRPLRPRPPKRRRVSGSPRGPRVRPPLRAPERKKLPGPALSLPLQKQPIPISPLTSLPQPTSLVDVKNQSNDLIGKILIVLKNTNKTDTVKAMRLEKVPEMDIVLGEEGGPPAATPSSKEPPLLQMAKPTSGNMPADLRMSQAVVNRSWAGERTRGKGSVSKGALNLGGLFWEQGQGAVSDNASNLGDPTLEQGLEEALDSSLPNIQKMNETHWVFHEEKSDHPTLQTEAPPPDNSSNLGDQFEKELDWRLQALIPNKAVRKLIAHVIRTLKVDCTEPEVQLACAKLLSKTGLLMKLLSEREEADGSQLIWNSGRWRSGDYFNDSADGNLTADEDARELSQDIPSYGYGNKLLLAISVTVVIMTIIAAICLIEICSQRSSSAEGAKRTASLWSFKRSSQALPRQTSEKDNQAAKAGKPLWLRDMYRPLDSTRKKNMAQKLHDRDSSDEEEIYSKESLR